A genomic region of Oryza glaberrima chromosome 1, OglaRS2, whole genome shotgun sequence contains the following coding sequences:
- the LOC127773849 gene encoding uncharacterized protein LOC127773849, with amino-acid sequence MAAAVAAAACHSPARLVVTCSSSATPAPPRRPLRVAVVGGGPAGASAAEALASAGAQAFLLERNPSGAKPCGGAIPLCMLDEFAIPRDLVDRRVTRMRVLSPSNLAADFSRALPPGAHIPMLRREVLDSFLRRRAADAGATLVPGLVTSLSLPADPATDPYLVHYISSDSGGPSSSRCVLEVDAVIGADGANSRVAREVGAGDYSTAIAFQERIRLPDEAMAYYDDLAEMYVGGDVSPDFYGWVFPKCDHVAVGTGTVAAKPEIKRLQSGIRARAAGKVAGGRVVRVEAHPIPEHPRPRRVVGRVALVGDAAGYVTRCSGEGIYFAARSGRLCGRAMADEWRLTGAVTEAGIRAGYLRRWDDEFRPTFRFLDLLQRVFYGGNAGREALVEMCADEHVQRRTFDSYLHKRMAPAEPWGDLRLLWRTAAAMVRCGVLGREVERLRRLEQQAADQVLLRH; translated from the coding sequence atggccgccgccgtcgccgccgccgcctgccactcCCCGGCGCGCCTCGTGGTCACCTGCTCGAGCTCCgccacgcccgcgccgccgcggcgcccgctgCGGGTGgccgtggtgggcggcggcccCGCGGGCGCGTCGGCGGCCGAGGCGCTGGCGTCGGCGGGCGCGCAGGCGTTCCTCCTCGAGCGCAACCCGTCGGGCGCCAAGCcctgcggcggcgccatccCGCTCTGCATGCTCGACGAGTTCGCCATCCCGCGTGACCTCGTCGACCGCCGCGTCACCCGCATGCGCGTCCTCTCGCCGtccaacctcgccgccgacttCTCCCGCGCGCTGCCCCCGGGCGCCCACATCCCCATGCTCCGCCGCGAGGTGCTCGactccttcctccgccgccgcgccgccgacgccggcgccaccCTCGTCCCGGGCCTCGTCACCTCGCTCTCCCTCCCCGCCGACCCCGCCACCGACCCTTACCTCGTCCACTACATCTCCTCCGACTCCGgtggcccctcctcctcccggtgCGTCCTCGAGGTCGACGCCGTCATCGGCGCGGACGGCGCCAACAGCCGTGTCGCCCGCGAGGTCGGCGCGGGGGACTACTCGACGGCCATCGCGTTCCAGGAGCGCATCCGCCTCCCCGACGAGGCCATGGCCTACTACGACGACCTCGCCGAGATGTacgtcggcggcgacgtctCCCCGGACTTCTACGGCTGGGTCTTCCCCAAGTGCGACCACGTCGCCGTCGGGACGGGCACGGTGGCCGCCAAGCCGGAGATCAAGAGGCTCCAGTCGGGcatccgcgcgcgcgcggcgggcaaggtcgccggcggccgcgtggTCAGGGTGGAGGCGCACCCGATCCCGGAGCACCCGCGCCCCCGCCGCGTGGTGGGGCGCGTGGCGCTcgtcggcgacgcggcgggcTACGTCACCCGGTGCTCCGGCGAGGGCATCTACTTCGCGGCCAGGTCGGGGCGCCTCTGCGGCCGCGCCATGGCCGACGAGTGGCGGCTCACCGGCGCGGTGACGGAGGCCGGGATACGGGCGGGATACCTCCGGCGGTGGGACGACGAGTTCCGCCCCACGTTCCGGTTCCTGGACCTGCTGCAGCGGGTGTTCTACGGCGGGAACGCCGGGAGGGAGGCGCTGGTGGAGATGTGCGCCGACGAGCACGTGCAGCGCCGGACGTTCGACAGCTACCTGCACAAGCGGATGGCGCCCGCCGAGCCGTGGGGGGACCTCCGCCTGCtgtggcgcacggcggcggccatggtgcgCTGCGGCGTGCTCGGCAGGGAGGTCGAGCGCCTCCGCCGTCTCGAGCAGCAGGCCGCCGACCAGGTGCTCCTCCGCCATTGA